In Saccharomyces paradoxus chromosome IV, complete sequence, the DNA window GAACTCCCTTCATTTTCACCTGAATCCGCCAGATCTTTCAAAACtaaacttttcattttagGTAAAGCATTGTAACCAAGAACAGAACCGTATTTCTGTAGTTTTCTCGAGTTGTTCAACAAATCGTTATAGTTGGCCCTATTGCGATTGCGAGAAATCTGCGAAAGCTTTCTGAGCTGGTCGTTCTTGCGTATAGATAATGTACTCTGTTGTTGCGGTATAATGTCTGCATCTTTACTCTGATTGGAAGTTTCGGGGACGAACATAAAACTTTTCGACCTGTTGTTGTCTTTTGCTGCTAGAGGCAATCTTCCTTGTTGTTGGACATGTGTATGCAGCCTTTTTGTGGGTGAAACCTCCTTTCCTCCCTGTATGTACTTTAAGGCATTGCCATTGTTGCTGTTCCCGTCCCTTTTAAGTTGGTCCAGTCTCACAGGTGGTTTCAAAACATTAGAGTGCGACCTTTTCAGCAAATGAGCCGGTGTTTGTGGAAAGTTAATGCCGGAACTTTCATTCCCTGTATATACAATATTATTCTCCTTATCTTCGTTAGCTGGCATCCCTGAGATTTATTATCTAGCACTTAATCTAGCGTTGTACCGTGGAATATAGTAGTATGTTAATGAGAAAAACCGCTAGCAACCGTTTACTCGCCTTCGTCTACTATTGACTTAAAGattcatttattttgtttgtttattttgtttgttttcttttttgacTTCGTACACGATTTTTTGACGCGTTTGCGATCTTTGTGTGAGAACGACCAAGCAGGTTACACTAATAAATACGCAGATCGCAATAGTGAGGCATATATCGCTTCAGCAGCACACTGCTATGTCCACATGAATTAAATCCAACCCTATGTATTGACAGGTGGCATATAACAGCGCCTTTGGAGGGGTATATATAgcaatatatatatatatattaagCATGGCACGCATCGTCGAAAGGTCATTTGAAGCTCATGGTCACGTGATCCTAAGTCCTAAGGAATTTGGAAAGCCAATTTTTCAGTAGAAGCTGAGAGACACAGCATGCACAACAACCACAAGGTCAGGTTTACTGAGAGACACCAGTTCTAAACAGTAACAATTGCAAGGAGAAATGTCATTATTTACAAGGCTATACCAGCCTCAGTCAAGAAGAATGCTTTCTTccatatcttctttctctgCTCTGTCTGTATTGCGTCCGCAAACTAACGTGCTTTTGAACGGTTCATCATTGAAGACCATGCCCTTTACTCCATTTGGATTTGGCTTCATCGGCCAGAGAAGATGGAAGTCGAGGGGTAATACCTATCAACCCAGTACACTGAAACGGAAACGAACTTTTGGTTTCTTGGCCAGGGTTAAGAGCAAACAGGGCTctaaaatattgaaaaggagGAAGCTCAAGGGGAGGTGGTTTTTGTCTCATTAAATCTCATATGCAGAAATAAGTTTTGAAAACGTCTTGTACATAGGTATCTAATGATTATGCAACATACACTTTTACTATTATTCGAA includes these proteins:
- the MRX14 gene encoding mitochondrial 54S ribosomal protein bL34m (mitochondrial ribosomal protein of the large subunit~similar to YDR115W), giving the protein MSLFTRLYQPQSRRMLSSISSFSALSVLRPQTNVLLNGSSLKTMPFTPFGFGFIGQRRWKSRGNTYQPSTLKRKRTFGFLARVKSKQGSKILKRRKLKGRWFLSH